From a single Syngnathus scovelli strain Florida chromosome 2, RoL_Ssco_1.2, whole genome shotgun sequence genomic region:
- the LOC125988668 gene encoding arf-GAP with coiled-coil, ANK repeat and PH domain-containing protein 3 — translation MTVDFEECVKDSPRFRANIEEVETEVVEIEAKLDKLVKLCGGMIDAGKAYVSANKIFISGIRDLSQQCKKDEMISECLEKCSESLQEIINYHIVLFDQAQHSVKQQLHHFVKEDVRKFKETKKHFERMREDMEIAQVKNAQAPRNKAHEVEEATCALSVARKCFRHLALDYVLQINVLQAKKKFEILDAMLSFMHAQYSLFQQGYKRLEEVDPYMKKLASELDQLVIDSAMEKRELEHKHATIQQRTLMQDFAYDDPKAEFNVDSPNGVVMEGYLFKRASNTFKTWNRRWFSIQSSQLVYQKKLKDSLTVVVDDLRLCSVKPCEDIERRFCFEVVSPTKSCMLQAESEKLRQAWIQAVQASIASAYRESPDSLRSEHLDRAASPSTSSIDSANESREHGSRGEGILQRILGLPGNQQCCDCGQADPRWASINLGILLCIECSGIHRSLGVHCSKVRSLTLDSWEPELLKLMCELGNGVVKHIYEGSYQEGQGVRKATASSCRQEKEAWIKAKYVEKRFVKKMIAASSLVNGDRKSTRRWNVQKCRRHNSATTVPKTRRRCRQDLRSASPASLSSASAKSRRESLFCPDELDSLFSYFHTGSGPRSLSSDSGLGSTDGSTDFLVTGSVVDSVTEEESEPSEDSSGEAEHDTSDPEDGRHLHPGALLYRAAKARNLPVMAEALAHGADVNMVNKDDDEKTPLIQAVIGGSLLACEFLLQNAADVNQRDARGRGPLHHATYLGHTGQVCLFLKRGAAQNDGDEDGHDPLSIAVQQANADIVTLLRLARMNEEMRASEGGFAQAGDATYLDIFREFSHMASHNPEKLKRRSVHFRHSFR, via the exons ATGACGGTGGATTTTGAAGAGTGTGTCAAAGATTCGCCCCGCTTCAG GGCAAATATCGAGGAAGTGGAGACAGAGGTTGTGGAGATTGAGGCAAAACTCGATAAG TTGGTGAAGCTCTGTGGCGGCATGATAGATGCGGGGAAGGCGTACGTCAGCGCCAACAAAATTTTCATCAGTGGCATCCGGGATCTGTCGCAGCAGTGCAAGAAGGATGAAATGATCTCG GAGTGCCTGGAAAAGTGCAGCGAAAGTCTTCAGGAAATCATCAACTACCACATA gtGCTTTTCGATCAAGCTCAGCATTCAGTCAAGCAACAGTTGCATCACTTTGTCAAAGA GGATGTACGCAAGTTCAAGGAGACCAAGAAGCACTTTGAGCGCATGCGTGAGGACATGGAGATTGCGCAGGTGAAGAATGCGCAGGCACCCAGGAACAAAGCTCACGAGGTGGAGGAAGCTACTTGTGCGCTCAGCGTTGCACGAAAGTGCTTCCGCCACCTGGCCTTGGACTACGTTCTGCAG ATCAATGTTCTCCAGGCCAAAAAGAAATTTGAGATCTTGGATGCA ATGCTGTCCTTCATGCATGCCCAGTACTCCTTGTTCCAACAGGGCTACAAGCGCCTGGAAGAGGTGGACCCCTACATGAAGAAGTTGGCATCAGAG TTGGATCAGCTGGTGATCGACTCGGCCATGGAGAAGAGAGAGCTGGAGCACAAGCATGCAACCATCCAGCAGAGG ACGCTTATGCAG GACTTTGCTTACGACGACCCCAAGGCAGAGTTCAATGTGGACTCTCCCAACGGCGTGGTGATGGAAGGATACTTGTTCAAGAGGGCCAGCAATACCTTCAAGACGTGGAACAG ACGCTGGTTCTCCATCCAGAGCAGTCAGCTGGTTTACCAGAAGAAGCTCAAG GACTCTCTGACGGTGGTGGTGGATGACCTCCGCCTGTGTTCCGTCAAACCCTGCGAGGACATCGAAAGGAGATTCTGCTTCGAAGTGGTCTCCCCGACCAA GAGCTGCATGCTGCAGGCCGAGTCAGAGAAGTTGAGACAAGCTTGGATTCAGGCGGTCCAGGCCAGCATTGCCTCGGCCTACAGGGAGAGTCCTGACAGCCTCCGCAGCGAG CATCTGGACAGAGCAGCCTCACCATCCACCAGCAGCATCGACTCAGCCAACGAGTCGCGAGAGCATGGAAGCCGCGGCGAGGGCATCTTGCAGAGGATCCTTGGCCTCCCTGGCAACCAGCAGTGCTGCGATTGCGGTCAGGCCGATCCTCGTTGGGCATCCATCAATCTGGGGATCCTGCTGTGCATCGAGTGCTCCGGCATTCACAG AAGTCTCGGCGTTCACTGCTCCAAAGTGCGATCGCTCACGCTGGACTCGTGGGAACCCGAGTTATTAAAG TTGATGTGTGAGCTCGGCAACGGTGTTGTCAAGCACATCTATGAGGGCTCGTATCAGGAAGGACAAGGTGTGAGGAAAGCCACGGCATCCAGTTGCAG GCAGGAGAAGGAGGCTTGGATTAAGGCCAAGTATGTGGAGAAAAGGTTTGTCAAGAAGATGATTGCTGCGTCGAGTCTTGTCAACGGTGACAGGAAGTCAACGCGGCGCTGGAACGTCCAGAAGTGTCGCAGGCACAACAGTGCTACCACGGTACCAAAGACACGGCGGCGGTGCCGACAGGATCTCCGCAGCGCTTCCCCGGCCAGCCTTTCCTCAG CTTCTGCCAAGTCTCGACGAGAGTCCTTGTTTTGCCCCGATGAGCTGGACTCCCTTTTCTCCTACTTCCACACCGGATCTGGACCTCGAA GCCTCAGCAGCGACAGCGGTTTGGGGAGCACCGACGGAAGCACTGACTTTCTGGTGACGGGGTCAGTGGTGGACAGCGTGACCGAGGAAG AGAGCGAGCCGTCCGAAGACTCGAGCGGCGAGGCCGAGCATGACACGTCGGACCCAGAGGACGGCAGGCACCTCCACCCTGGGGCGCTCCTGTACAGAGCAGCCAAGGCTCGCAACCTGCCCGTCATGGCCGAAGCGCTGGCGCACGGCGCTGATGTCAACATGGTTAACAAGGATGACGACGAGAAGACGCCACTCATACAGGCTGTGATTGGG GGTTCCTTGTTAGCCTGCGAGTTCCTGCTCCAAAACGCCGCTGATGTCAATCAAAGAGATGCTAGAGGGCGGGGCCCCTTGCATCACGCCACCTACCTGGGCCACACGGG GCAGGTGTGTTTATTCCTCAAAAGAGGCGCCGCCCAGAATGATGGCGATGAGGATGGCCACGACCCGTTGAGCATTGCGGTGCAGCAAGCCAACGCTGACATAGTCACACT GTTGCGTTTGGCCAGGATGAACGAGGAGATGCGCGCGTCGGAGGGAGGCTTCGCCCAAGCAG GAGATGCCACGTACCTGGACATCTTTCGAGAGTTCTCGCACATGGCTTCCCACAATCCCGAGAAGTTGAAGAGGAGGAGCGTGCACTTCAGGCACTCCTTCAGGTAG